The Meiothermus sp. CFH 77666 genome has a segment encoding these proteins:
- a CDS encoding chromate transporter — translation MKVPLAKLFYAFVEVGLVAFGGGGNAQLYQALVLRRGWMAEREFLETTALCRILPGPVFANTAAHLGMRLGGVAGGVLALLGVLTPGALLMLFLSFAYFRFGAVPGSLAESALNGVAAAAIGLILATMLRQAPIALDALKAVGLALGVFVTYGLLHWPLLLVLLLFVPVGMALYWQEAAEAWPGSEVEPRG, via the coding sequence GTGAAAGTACCGCTGGCCAAGCTGTTTTATGCGTTTGTGGAGGTGGGTTTGGTGGCGTTTGGCGGGGGCGGCAATGCCCAGCTTTACCAGGCCCTGGTGCTTCGGCGGGGCTGGATGGCCGAGCGGGAGTTTCTGGAGACCACCGCGCTCTGCCGTATTCTGCCGGGGCCGGTGTTTGCCAACACGGCGGCCCACCTGGGGATGCGCCTGGGGGGCGTGGCCGGGGGGGTGCTGGCCCTTCTGGGCGTGCTGACCCCTGGGGCCCTGCTGATGCTCTTCTTGAGCTTCGCCTATTTCCGCTTTGGCGCGGTGCCGGGCTCGCTGGCCGAGAGTGCGCTGAATGGGGTGGCAGCGGCGGCCATCGGGCTGATTCTGGCCACCATGCTGCGCCAGGCTCCCATTGCGCTGGACGCCCTCAAAGCCGTTGGGCTGGCGCTGGGGGTTTTTGTCACCTATGGCCTGCTGCACTGGCCGTTGCTGTTGGTGCTGCTCTTGTTTGTGCCGGTGGGCATGGCCCTCTACTGGCAGGAGGCCGCCGAAGCCTGGCCGGGCTCGGAGGTGGAGCCCCGTGGCTGA
- a CDS encoding chromate transporter, which produces MAEVLEVFLAFLRFGVLSFGGGMANLPEMARVIISNGWVTGQQFADGFALGQFVPGPNMLAVLFYGLSAAGMPGALAALLGMFLPSAVGAMWLVKGWAWMARARWSRALRKALVPISMGLSASMVLVLIQLGVDGLGWFALMAAATWLIYRGVNVVWVIGGGAALGLLAALWPLR; this is translated from the coding sequence GTGGCTGAGGTGCTCGAGGTCTTCCTGGCCTTCTTGCGCTTTGGGGTGCTGAGCTTTGGCGGGGGCATGGCCAACCTGCCGGAGATGGCGCGGGTCATCATCTCCAACGGCTGGGTAACCGGCCAGCAGTTCGCCGACGGCTTTGCCCTGGGGCAGTTTGTGCCGGGGCCCAACATGCTGGCGGTGCTGTTTTATGGCCTGAGTGCTGCCGGTATGCCGGGGGCGCTGGCCGCCCTGCTGGGCATGTTTCTGCCCAGTGCGGTGGGGGCCATGTGGCTGGTGAAGGGCTGGGCCTGGATGGCCCGGGCCCGCTGGAGCCGCGCCCTGCGCAAGGCCCTGGTGCCCATCAGCATGGGCCTTAGCGCCAGCATGGTGCTGGTGCTGATCCAGCTGGGGGTGGATGGGCTGGGCTGGTTTGCGCTGATGGCCGCCGCCACCTGGCTGATATACCGGGGGGTGAACGTGGTCTGGGTGATTG